Proteins from one Hoplias malabaricus isolate fHopMal1 chromosome 2, fHopMal1.hap1, whole genome shotgun sequence genomic window:
- the LOC136686617 gene encoding E3 ubiquitin-protein ligase TRIM35-like, whose amino-acid sequence MDQDVQRRKREVKAALRPALDALDSLRYGTAGHTTHKRYIQAQRTERLIKKEFGKLHQFLKEEEEERISALREEEERKTEYVEESVKHQLESLLGKVRYVEDQLENDGHTFMQNYAQLLQRAQYNAPDPQLDSRTLIDVAKHLGNLRYEVWEKMKSTCSFYPVVLDPNSAPADLSISDNLACVEKSTHIRPCPGPHQRSQVVLGFKSYKDDFHCWDVEVGDSRHWTIGVCSRSAARNAVRNLTPENGFWGLCRDGDVYKVLGSTSSWPWCHIMPRTVRVKLGHHLLSRTVSFYQQSFNDSNNNFMFSCSIELPSDEELFPFLIPGEHSLPLRILPNKVMLNMEQKFNHIERYIDMDDKWMCLYICGLCVVVYVMFYIIHFLVVDFQVSR is encoded by the exons ATGGATCAGGATGTACAGCGACgcaag AGAGAAGTTAAAGCGGCTCTGCGCCCTGCTCTGGATGCTCTGGATTCTCTGCGCTACGGCACTGCgggacacaccacacacaaacgaTACATACAG GCCCAGAGGACAGAGAGGCTGATCAAGAAAGAGTTTGGGAAGCTCCACCAGTTcctgaaagaggaggaggaggagaggattTCAGCActgagggaggaagaggagagaaagacagaatatGTGGAAGAAAGTGTAAAACATCAACTAGAGTCTCTCTTAGGCAAAGTGAGATATGTGGAAGATCAGCTTGAGAATGACGGCCACACTTTTATGCAG AACTATGCCCAGTTGCTGCAGAG AGCTCAGTACAATGCACCGGATCCACAGCTGGACTCAAGAACTCTGATTGATGTGGCCAAACATCTGGGGAACCTGAGATATGAAGTGTGGGAGAAGATGAAAAGCACGTGTTCCTTCT ATCCTGTGGTCCTGGACCCAAACAGTGCTCCTGCAGACCTCTCCATCTCAGACAACTTGGCCTGTGTGGAAAAGTCAACACACATCCGCCCATGTCCTGGTCCACATCAGAGGAGCCAGGTAGTCCTGGGATTTAAAAGCTACAAGGATGACTTCCACTGCTGGGATGTTGAGGTTGGAGACAGCAGGCACTGGACCATCGGAGTGTGTTCTCGTTCAGCCGCGAGGAACGCAGTGAGAAACTTGACCCCTGAAAACGGGTTCTGGGGTCTCTGCCGTGATGGGGATGTGTACAAGGTCCTGGGATCTACAAGCTCCTGGCCCTGGTGTCATATAATGCCCAGAACAGTGCGAGTGAAGCTGGGGCATCATCTCCTTTCCAGAACAGTGAGCTTCTACCAACAAAGTTTTAATGACAGCAATAACAATTTCATGTTCTCCTGCTCCATCGAGCTGCCCAGTGACGAGGAGCTTTTTCCTTTCCTGATCCCTGGGGAACACTCCTTGCCTCTGCGCATCCTGCCCAATAAAGTGATGTTAAACATGGAGCAGAAATTCAACCACATTGAGAGGTACATAGATATGGATGATAAATGGATGTGTTTATATATCTGTGGGCTGTGTGTTGTGGTCTATGTGATGTTTTACATAATACATTTCTTGGTAGTGGATTTTCAGGTGTCTCGCTGA